The Benincasa hispida cultivar B227 chromosome 11, ASM972705v1, whole genome shotgun sequence genome has a segment encoding these proteins:
- the LOC120091343 gene encoding uncharacterized protein LOC120091343 isoform X2 → MESEAKANQSLSVGSEVEKGVLGKAYCKCGEGWKCEIKRTQGPDAGKTFVNCGNNCICIIEGTGEGAVKLEELAKEGQFEGASCECGEGWSCTISKIDQHQPKPFAKCAGDCSCITVA, encoded by the exons TGTGGGGAGTGAAGTGGAGAAAGGAGTACTTGGGAAGGCATATTGCAAATGTGGGGAAGGATGGAAATGTGAGATCAAAAGAACTCAAGGCCCTGATGCTGGCAAGACCTTTGTTAACTGTGGCAACAACTGTATTTGTATAAT AGAAGGGACAGGGGAAGGGGCAGTGAAGTTGGAGGAATTGGCAAAGGAGGGGCAGTTTGAAGGTGCATCTTGTGAGTGTGGAGAAGGATGGAGCTGCACCATCTCCAAGATTGATCAACATCAGCCCAAGCCCTTTGCTAAATGTGCTGGTGATTGTTCTTGCATCACTGTTGCTTGA
- the LOC120091343 gene encoding uncharacterized protein LOC120091343 isoform X1 yields the protein MESEAKANQSLSSVGSEVEKGVLGKAYCKCGEGWKCEIKRTQGPDAGKTFVNCGNNCICIIEGTGEGAVKLEELAKEGQFEGASCECGEGWSCTISKIDQHQPKPFAKCAGDCSCITVA from the exons TAGTGTGGGGAGTGAAGTGGAGAAAGGAGTACTTGGGAAGGCATATTGCAAATGTGGGGAAGGATGGAAATGTGAGATCAAAAGAACTCAAGGCCCTGATGCTGGCAAGACCTTTGTTAACTGTGGCAACAACTGTATTTGTATAAT AGAAGGGACAGGGGAAGGGGCAGTGAAGTTGGAGGAATTGGCAAAGGAGGGGCAGTTTGAAGGTGCATCTTGTGAGTGTGGAGAAGGATGGAGCTGCACCATCTCCAAGATTGATCAACATCAGCCCAAGCCCTTTGCTAAATGTGCTGGTGATTGTTCTTGCATCACTGTTGCTTGA